A region from the Zonotrichia leucophrys gambelii isolate GWCS_2022_RI chromosome Z, RI_Zleu_2.0, whole genome shotgun sequence genome encodes:
- the SLC30A5 gene encoding proton-coupled zinc antiporter SLC30A5 isoform X1 has protein sequence MEQPYGGQALAGGGALGPVDVPSARLTRYIVLLCFAKVLKAVGLFESYDLLKVVHLVQFIFVVQLGSAFFMVLFQKPFSSGKVVTKHQWIKIFKHAVVGCIISLLWFFGLTLCGPLRTLLLFEHSDVVVLSLLSVLFTSSGGGPAKTRGAAFFIIAIICLLLFDNDDLMAKIAEHPEGHHDSALTHVLYTIIAFLGVADHKGGVLLLVLALCCKVGFHMASRKLSVDVGGAKRLQALSHLVSVLLLCPWVIVLSLTTESKVESWSSLIMPFITVIFFVVILDFYVESICSVKMEASTCARYGSFLIFISALLFGNFWTHPITDQLRAMNKPPHHESTEHVLSGGVVVSAVFFVLSANILSSPSRKGQKGTLIGYSPEGTPLYNFMGDALQQSSQSLPRFIKESLKQILEEYDSRQIFYFLCLNLAFTFVELFYGVWTNSLGLISDGFHMLFDCSALVMGLFAALMTRWKATRIFSYGYGRVEILSGFINGLFLMVIAFFVFMESVARLVDPPDIDTNMLTPVSVGGLIVNLVGICAFSHAHSHGASRGGCPTHDHSHSHHGHSHSHGHGHSHSDHGHSHGHAHGSSGGGMNTNMRGVFLHVLADTLGSVGVIVSTIFIQQFGWLIADPLCSLFIATLIFLSVIPLLKDACQVLLLRIPPEQEKDLHAALEKIQKIEGVISYRDPHFWCHSATVVAGTIHVQVVSDVMEQRIVQQVQCKVTAILKDAGVNNLTVQVEKEAYFQHMSGLSTGFQDVLAMTQQLESMKYYKDGTYIM, from the exons ATGGAGCAGCCGTACGGCGGGCAGGCCCTGGCCGGCGGCGGCGCGCTGGGGCCTGTGGATGTGCCCAGCGCCCG GCTGACTCGATACATCGTGCTGCTCTGCTTCGCCAAGGTTTTGAAAGCCGTGGGGCTGTTTGAATCCTATGATCTTCTGAAAGTGGTCCACCTCGTGCAGTTTATCTTCGTAGTGCAGCTGGG GTCTGCcttttttatggttttgtttcaaaaacCATTTTCATCTGGAAAAGTGGTAACCAAGCATCAG TGGATCAAAATTTTTAAGCATGCTGTTGTTGGATGTATCATTTCACTCTTATGGTTTTTTGGCCTTACTCTATGTGGACCACTGAG GACATTATTACTGTTTGAGCACAGTGATGTGGTTGTACTGTCACTCCTTAGTGTCTTGTTCACAAGCTCAGGTGGAGGACCAGCAAAg ACAAGAGGTGCTGCATTTTTCATCATAGCTATCATCTGCTTACTGCTTTTTGATAATGACGACCTCATGGCTAAAATAGCAGAACATC ctGAGGGGCATCATGACAGTGCTCTTACTCACGTTCTGTACACAATCATTGCTTTCCTGGGTGTTGCAGATCACAAG GGTGGAGTATTGCTTCTGGTACTGGCATTATGCTGCAAGGTTGGTTTTCATATGGCATCCCGAAAACTATCTGTAGATGTAGGTGGAGCCAAGCGTCTTCAAGCTTTGTCCCACCTTGTTTCAGTCCTTCTGTTGTGCCCATGGGTTATTGTTCTCTCTCTGACAACAGAG agTAAAGTAGAGTCTTGGTCATCTCTCATCATGCCTTTCATAACAGTCATCTTCTTTGTTGTGATCCTGGATTTCTACGTGGAGTCCATATGCTCTGTGAAGATGGAAGCTTCCACATGTGCTCGATATGGAtcctttcttattttcattagTGCTCTGCTTTTTGGAAACTTTTGGACGCATCCAATAACAGACCAGCTTCGAGCTATGAACAAGCCACCACACCATGAAAGCACAGAGCATGTTCTTTCTGGAGGGGTGGTAGTGAGTGCTGTCTTCTTTGTTTTAT CTGCCAATATCCTGTCCTCCCCCTCCAGGAAAGGGCAGAAGGGTACCCTTATTGGCTATTCCCCTGAAGGCACTCCTCTCTATAACTTCATGGGTGATGCATTACAGCAAAGTTCCCAGTCATTGCCCCGGTTTATTAAGGAGTCATTGAAACAAATCCTTGAGGAGTATGATTCTCGGCAGATCTTCTATTTCTTGTGCCTAAATCTG gCTTTCACTTTTGTGGAGCTTTTTTATGGAGTATGGACCAATAGCCTTGGTCTTATTTCTGATGGATTTCACATGCTTTTTGATTGTTCTGCGTTAGTGATGGGGCTTTTTGCAGCTCTGATGACAAGGTGGAAAGCAACTCGCATATTTTCATATGG GTATGGACGTGTAGAAATTCTCTCTGGATTTATAAATGGCCTCTTTCTGATGGTGATTGCTTTCTTTGTCTTCATGGAATCAGTGGCAAGATTGGTAGATCCTCCAGATATAGATACAAATATGCTAACT CCGGTGTCTGTTGGAGGGCTGATTGTAAACCTTGTTGGTATCTGCGCCTTCAGCCACGCGCACTCGCACGGCGCTTCTCGGGGAGGCTGTCCCACACATGATCACAGCCATTCTCACCAtggccacagccacagccatggGCACGGCCATTCCCACAGTGACCATGGCCACAGCCATGGACATGCCCATGGGTCTTCTGGAGGAGGCATGAACACCAACATGAGAG GTGTGTTTCTGCATGTGTTAGCAGACACTCTTGGCAGTGTTGGTGTTATCGTATCCACAATATTTATTCAGCAATTTGGATGGCTCATAGCTGATCCGCTCTGCTCTCTCTTTATTGCTACGTTGATTTTTCTTAGTGTTATCCCTCTATTGAAAGATGCCTGTCAAGTGCTTTTATTGAGGATACCTCCAGAACAGGAGAAAGATCTGCATGCTGCTTTAGAAAAG ATTCAAAAAATAGAGGGAGTTATATCCTACAGAGATCCTCATTTTTGGTGTCACTCTGCAACTGTTGTGGCAGGCACAATACATGTGCAAGTGGTATCAGATGTGATGGAACAGAGAATTGTACAGCAGGTACAGTGCAAG GTCACAGCAATTCTGAAAGATGCTGGTGTAAACAACTTAACTGTCCAAGTGGAGAAAGAAGCTTATTTTCAACACATGTCTGGACTCAGTACAGGATTTCAGGATGTCCTTGCAATGACGCAGCAGCTAGAATCCATGAAATACTACAAAGATGGTACTTACATCATGTGA
- the SLC30A5 gene encoding proton-coupled zinc antiporter SLC30A5 isoform X2, whose product MEQPYGGQALAGGGALGPVDVPSARLTRYIVLLCFAKVLKAVGLFESYDLLKVVHLVQFIFVVQLGSAFFMVLFQKPFSSGKVVTKHQWIKIFKHAVVGCIISLLWFFGLTLCGPLRTLLLFEHSDVVVLSLLSVLFTSSGGGPAKTRGAAFFIIAIICLLLFDNDDLMAKIAEHPEGHHDSALTHVLYTIIAFLGVADHKGGVLLLVLALCCKVGFHMASRKLSVDVGGAKRLQALSHLVSVLLLCPWVIVLSLTTESKVESWSSLIMPFITVIFFVVILDFYVESICSVKMEASTCARYGSFLIFISALLFGNFWTHPITDQLRAMNKPPHHESTEHVLSGGVVVSAVFFVLSANILSSPSRKGQKGTLIGYSPEGTPLYNFMGDALQQSSQSLPRFIKESLKQILEEYDSRQIFYFLCLNLAFTFVELFYGVWTNSLGLISDGFHMLFDCSALVMGLFAALMTRWKATRIFSYGYGRVEILSGFINGLFLMVIAFFVFMESVARLVDPPDIDTNMLTPVSVGGLIVNLVGICAFSHAHSHGASRGGCPTHDHSHSHHGHSHSHGHGHSHSDHGHSHGHAHGSSGGGMNTNMRGVFLHVLADTLGSVGVIVSTIFIQQFGWLIADPLCSLFIATLIFLSVIPLLKDACQVLLLRIPPEQEKDLHAALEKIQKIEGVISYRDPHFWCHSATVVAGTIHVQVVSDVMEQRIVQQVTAILKDAGVNNLTVQVEKEAYFQHMSGLSTGFQDVLAMTQQLESMKYYKDGTYIM is encoded by the exons ATGGAGCAGCCGTACGGCGGGCAGGCCCTGGCCGGCGGCGGCGCGCTGGGGCCTGTGGATGTGCCCAGCGCCCG GCTGACTCGATACATCGTGCTGCTCTGCTTCGCCAAGGTTTTGAAAGCCGTGGGGCTGTTTGAATCCTATGATCTTCTGAAAGTGGTCCACCTCGTGCAGTTTATCTTCGTAGTGCAGCTGGG GTCTGCcttttttatggttttgtttcaaaaacCATTTTCATCTGGAAAAGTGGTAACCAAGCATCAG TGGATCAAAATTTTTAAGCATGCTGTTGTTGGATGTATCATTTCACTCTTATGGTTTTTTGGCCTTACTCTATGTGGACCACTGAG GACATTATTACTGTTTGAGCACAGTGATGTGGTTGTACTGTCACTCCTTAGTGTCTTGTTCACAAGCTCAGGTGGAGGACCAGCAAAg ACAAGAGGTGCTGCATTTTTCATCATAGCTATCATCTGCTTACTGCTTTTTGATAATGACGACCTCATGGCTAAAATAGCAGAACATC ctGAGGGGCATCATGACAGTGCTCTTACTCACGTTCTGTACACAATCATTGCTTTCCTGGGTGTTGCAGATCACAAG GGTGGAGTATTGCTTCTGGTACTGGCATTATGCTGCAAGGTTGGTTTTCATATGGCATCCCGAAAACTATCTGTAGATGTAGGTGGAGCCAAGCGTCTTCAAGCTTTGTCCCACCTTGTTTCAGTCCTTCTGTTGTGCCCATGGGTTATTGTTCTCTCTCTGACAACAGAG agTAAAGTAGAGTCTTGGTCATCTCTCATCATGCCTTTCATAACAGTCATCTTCTTTGTTGTGATCCTGGATTTCTACGTGGAGTCCATATGCTCTGTGAAGATGGAAGCTTCCACATGTGCTCGATATGGAtcctttcttattttcattagTGCTCTGCTTTTTGGAAACTTTTGGACGCATCCAATAACAGACCAGCTTCGAGCTATGAACAAGCCACCACACCATGAAAGCACAGAGCATGTTCTTTCTGGAGGGGTGGTAGTGAGTGCTGTCTTCTTTGTTTTAT CTGCCAATATCCTGTCCTCCCCCTCCAGGAAAGGGCAGAAGGGTACCCTTATTGGCTATTCCCCTGAAGGCACTCCTCTCTATAACTTCATGGGTGATGCATTACAGCAAAGTTCCCAGTCATTGCCCCGGTTTATTAAGGAGTCATTGAAACAAATCCTTGAGGAGTATGATTCTCGGCAGATCTTCTATTTCTTGTGCCTAAATCTG gCTTTCACTTTTGTGGAGCTTTTTTATGGAGTATGGACCAATAGCCTTGGTCTTATTTCTGATGGATTTCACATGCTTTTTGATTGTTCTGCGTTAGTGATGGGGCTTTTTGCAGCTCTGATGACAAGGTGGAAAGCAACTCGCATATTTTCATATGG GTATGGACGTGTAGAAATTCTCTCTGGATTTATAAATGGCCTCTTTCTGATGGTGATTGCTTTCTTTGTCTTCATGGAATCAGTGGCAAGATTGGTAGATCCTCCAGATATAGATACAAATATGCTAACT CCGGTGTCTGTTGGAGGGCTGATTGTAAACCTTGTTGGTATCTGCGCCTTCAGCCACGCGCACTCGCACGGCGCTTCTCGGGGAGGCTGTCCCACACATGATCACAGCCATTCTCACCAtggccacagccacagccatggGCACGGCCATTCCCACAGTGACCATGGCCACAGCCATGGACATGCCCATGGGTCTTCTGGAGGAGGCATGAACACCAACATGAGAG GTGTGTTTCTGCATGTGTTAGCAGACACTCTTGGCAGTGTTGGTGTTATCGTATCCACAATATTTATTCAGCAATTTGGATGGCTCATAGCTGATCCGCTCTGCTCTCTCTTTATTGCTACGTTGATTTTTCTTAGTGTTATCCCTCTATTGAAAGATGCCTGTCAAGTGCTTTTATTGAGGATACCTCCAGAACAGGAGAAAGATCTGCATGCTGCTTTAGAAAAG ATTCAAAAAATAGAGGGAGTTATATCCTACAGAGATCCTCATTTTTGGTGTCACTCTGCAACTGTTGTGGCAGGCACAATACATGTGCAAGTGGTATCAGATGTGATGGAACAGAGAATTGTACAGCAG GTCACAGCAATTCTGAAAGATGCTGGTGTAAACAACTTAACTGTCCAAGTGGAGAAAGAAGCTTATTTTCAACACATGTCTGGACTCAGTACAGGATTTCAGGATGTCCTTGCAATGACGCAGCAGCTAGAATCCATGAAATACTACAAAGATGGTACTTACATCATGTGA
- the CENPH gene encoding centromere protein H, producing the protein MAASSGESVPAPAPTPAPAPTRELELTPAPAFYQGSGDGSGDLKACALVRMRDQMKEQLIEQNTAILAGQENFPDHEMEEHFIQSATEDLERDLEDAAVSLHNRTLALQRAQIVDALRNKLDQDDEDSRLILKTVQDIDLLSWMIIDYQQQVHQKEKQLTDIKMERLLQKKYGGDKLQQNHTMEKRQKEKQAYVNVCEVDKMLHKIERGRRITTIIQHVFQNIIIASRINWAEDEYLKAIVLHLEKNVVSQ; encoded by the exons ATGGCGGCGTCGAGCGGGGAGTCGGTTCCGGCTCCGGCTCCGACTCCGGCTCCGGCTCCGACCCGAGAGCTGGAGCTGACTCCGGCCCCGGCGTTTTACCAGGGCAGCGGCGACGGCTCCGGCGACTTGAAGGCCTGCGCTCTGGTCCG CATGAGGGACCAAATGAAGGAGCAGCTCATAGAGCAGAACACGGCTATTCTTGCCG GTCAGGAAAATTTCCCTGATCATGAAATGGAAGAACACTTTATCCAGAG TGCCACAGAAGATTTGGAAAGAGATCTAGAAGATGCAGCAGTCTCTTTGCACAACAGGACGTTGGCCTTGCAAAG GGCCCAAATTGTGGATGCCCTCAGAAACAAATTGGATCAAGATGATGAGGACTCACG TCTGATCCTGAAAACAGTGCAAGACATAGACCTGCTCAGCTGGATGATAATTGACTATCAGCAG caagtacatcagaaggaaaagcagctgactGACATTAAAATGGAAAGACTCT TACAGAAAAAATATGGAGGAGACAAACTACAGCAAAATCATACCAtggagaaaaggcaaaaggagAAACAAGCATATGTGAATGTATGTGAAGTAGACAAGATGCTTCATAAAATAGAACGAGGAAGAAGGATTACTACAATAATTCAACATGTGTTCCAG AACATCATCATTGCAAGCAGAATTAACTGGGCAGAAGATGAATATTTAAAGGCAATTGTTCTACATCTTGAAAAAAATGTAGTGAGTCAGTGA